Proteins from a genomic interval of Drosophila melanogaster chromosome 2R:
- the Obp50d gene encoding Odorant-binding protein 50d: MLHKLTWVLIFIPAFRAADPICSQRPDVTALRNCCKLPNLDFSSFNSKCSQYLVNGVHISPCSFECIFRAANALNGTHLVMENIEKMMKTILGSDEFVHVYLDGFRSCGNQEKVLIKAMKRRRVPITGKCGSMAIMYGLCAHRYVYRNCPESVWSKSATCNEAREYSIRCDDM; this comes from the exons ATGCTTCACAAGCTGACTTGGGTTCTAATATTTATACCTGCTTTTCGAGCTGCCGATCCCATTTGCTCTCAAAGGCCGGATGTAACT GCCTTGAGAAACTGTTGCAAGCTGCCTAATCTGGACTTTTCGAGTTTCAACTCCAAGTGCAGTCAGTATTTGGTCAATGGAGTCCACATATCACCT TGCAGCTTTGAGTGCATCTTTCGAGCGGCGAATGCATTAAATGGCACCCATTTGGTTATGGAAAATATCGAAAAGATGATGAAAACCATTTTGGGCTCTGATGAATTTGTGCACGTGTATCTGGATGGATTCAGGAGCTGCGGTAATCAGGAGAAGGTGCTCATTAAGGCAATGAAACGTCGCCGTGTTCCCATCACCGGAAAATGTGGCTCGATGGCGATAATGTATGGCCTGTGTGCCCATCGATATGTCTACCGTAATTGCCCGGAAAGCGTGTGGAGCAAGAGTGCCACCTGCAATGAGGCCAGGGAATACAGCATTCGCTGCGATGACATGTAA
- the CG34185 gene encoding uncharacterized protein, giving the protein MNQLTFVCCLLLWSGSQAAFQDFVIGPESYEGGNDVVPFGQELSDEVDEDIMVSFQDVQHDGIVDTNLLMKAIMQHAKRLGMSLDELASLNVQSEDEESMNQLGCSAEQDVFGYPEKPTWRDVLFN; this is encoded by the exons ATGAACCAGTTAACCTTTGTATGCTGCCTTTTGTTGTGGTCCGGGTCTCAGGCTGCGTTCCAGGACTTTGTGATTGGACCTGAA TCCTATGAAGGTGGTAACGATGTCGTCCCGTTTGGTCAAGAATTATCGGATGAGGTGGATGAGGATATAATGGTGTCATTCCAGGATGTACAGCATGATGGAATAGTGGATACCAATCTACTGATGAAAGCTATAATGCAGCATGCCAAACGTTTGGGCATGAGCCTGGATGAACTTG CTAGCTTAAATGTGCAGTCAGAAGATGAGGAATCTATGAACCAACTTGGGTGCTCAGCTGAGCAAGACGTCTTCGGATACCCAGAAAAGCCCACTTGGCGGGACGTACTCTTTAACTGA
- the Obp50e gene encoding Odorant-binding protein 50e, whose product MHKYIICFGFLLIILECSLASFNCSAPPNFNNFDINTCCRTPELDMGDVPQKCHKYVSGLKSANSKYPSYAHLCYPDCIYRETGAMVNGKIKVNRVKQYLEEHVHRRDQEIVSHIVQSFESCLSNVKGHMKSLNIESYKVLPHGCSPFAGIIYSCVNAETFLNCPQQMWKNEKPCNLAKQFAEQCNPLPHVPLPSS is encoded by the exons atgcataaatatataatttgttttggttttttactAATTATTCTGGAATGTTCGTTGGCGTCATTTAACTGCTCAGCACCGCCGAATTTCAATAACTTT GATATCAACACTTGCTGTCGCACTCCGGAATTGGATATGGGTGATGTGCCCCAGAAGTGCCACAAATATGTGAGTGGCTTAAAGTCGGCGAACTCCAAGTATCCCAGCTATGCTCATCTG TGCTATCCTGATTGCATTTATCGCGAGACGGGTGCCATGGTCAATGGAAAGATTAAAGTGAACAGAGTTAAGCAGTACTTGGAAGAGCACGTTCATCGGCGGGATCAGGAAATTGTTTCTCACATAGTGCAATCCTTCGAATCCTGTCTGTCGaacg TTAAAGGTCACATGAAGTCATTGAACATTGAGTCGTACAAAGTGCTGCCCCATGGCTGTTCCCCCTTTGCCGGAATCATATACAGCTGTGTGAATGCCGAGACTTTTCTCAATTGCCCCCAGCAAATGTGGAAAAACGAGAAACCCTGTAATTTGGCCAAGCAATTCGCCGAGCAGTGCAATCCACTGCCTCATGTTCCGTTGCCCAGCAGCTGA
- the CG30075 gene encoding uncharacterized protein → MLPNDKKGFKAAKNDKFSTHALLNENDNDQSLSSDEQDDIFFLIYRKAHTLFQAGKLWMRRMRYHDAQRAFEKAITRLKTCKTSSFEQQCRKKDMLIALFESLMICFNKMRQSRCVCYVMKELRLLTINNPSALALCQHGRALSDLGKYHPSRLCYIKALKKRPRDQGIKDKITRISKRITELEDTNQMLSQLSI, encoded by the coding sequence ATGCTCCCCAACGATAAAAAAGGTTTTAAAGCAGCAAAGAACGATAAGTTCTCGACCCATGCCCTCCTCAATGAGAATGACAACGACCAATCACTAAGCTCCGATGAGCAGGACGACATATTTTTCCTGATCTATCGGAAGGCACATACTTTGTTCCAGGCAGGAAAGTTATGGATGAGGCGTATGCGTTATCACGATGCACAAAGGGCATTTGAGAAAGCGATAACACGCTTGAAAACTTGCAAAACTAGCAGTTTCGAACAGCAGTGCCGTAAAAAAGATATGCTTATCGCCCTTTTCGAAAGCTTGATGATCTGCTTCAACAAGATGAGGCAGTCCAGGTGCGTCTGCTATGTCATGAAGGAACTTCGTCTCCTGACCATCAATAATCCTTCGGCTTTGGCGCTCTGTCAGCACGGTCGTGCCCTAAGCGACTTGGGTAAATACCATCCATCCCGTTTGTGCTACATAAAGGCGTTGAAAAAACGTCCTAGAGACCAGGGTATCAAGGATAAGATTACCAGAATCAGCAAGAGAATCACAGAACTTGAGGATACCAATCAGATGCTTTCTCAGCTGagtatataa